A genomic segment from Agrobacterium vitis encodes:
- the rplA gene encoding 50S ribosomal protein L1, producing the protein MAKLAKRIQKIREGVDPTKLVALSDAISMVKERAVAKFDETIEIAMNLGVDPRHADQMVRGVVNLPNGTGRDVRVAVFARGAKADEARAAGAEVVGAEDLVEIVQGGKIDFDRCIATPDMMPLVGRLGKVLGPRGMMPNPKVGTVTMDVAGAVKASKGGAVEFRVEKAGIIHAGIGKASFEAKALEENIKAFADAVIKAKPAGAKGNYVKRVAISSTMGPGVKIDPSSVTA; encoded by the coding sequence ATGGCAAAGCTTGCAAAGCGTATTCAGAAGATCCGCGAAGGCGTTGATCCCACCAAGCTGGTTGCCCTGTCCGACGCCATTTCGATGGTCAAGGAACGTGCCGTTGCCAAGTTCGATGAAACCATCGAAATCGCCATGAACCTTGGCGTTGATCCGCGTCACGCCGACCAGATGGTCCGTGGCGTTGTCAACCTGCCGAATGGCACTGGCCGCGACGTTCGCGTTGCTGTCTTCGCTCGTGGCGCCAAGGCTGATGAAGCCCGCGCAGCTGGCGCAGAAGTTGTTGGCGCCGAAGACCTGGTCGAAATCGTCCAGGGCGGCAAGATCGACTTTGACCGTTGCATCGCAACGCCTGACATGATGCCGCTGGTCGGCCGCCTCGGTAAGGTTCTCGGCCCACGTGGCATGATGCCGAACCCGAAGGTTGGCACTGTGACCATGGATGTCGCAGGCGCTGTCAAGGCTTCCAAGGGTGGCGCCGTCGAGTTCCGCGTCGAAAAGGCTGGTATCATCCATGCCGGTATCGGCAAGGCCTCGTTTGAAGCCAAGGCTCTTGAAGAAAACATCAAGGCTTTCGCTGACGCCGTCATCAAGGCAAAGCCAGCTGGCGCCAAGGGTAACTACGTCAAGCGCGTAGCGATCTCCTCGACCATGGGTCCTGGCGTCAAGATCGACCCTTCGTCGGTCACAGCTTAA
- the rplJ gene encoding 50S ribosomal protein L10: protein MERAEKREFVTELNEVFKASGSVVVAHYAGVTVAQMNDFRSKMRAAGGTVKVAKNRLAKIALQGTESEGMTDLFKGQTLIAYSVDPITAPKVVMDFAKTNDKLVVLGGSMGTTTLSVDAVKSLATLPSLDELRAKLVGMIQTPATRIAGVVQAPAAQLARVFAAYAKKDEAA from the coding sequence GTGGAAAGAGCGGAAAAACGCGAATTCGTCACAGAACTGAACGAAGTCTTCAAGGCTTCTGGTTCGGTTGTTGTGGCCCACTATGCTGGTGTCACGGTTGCGCAGATGAACGACTTCCGTTCAAAAATGCGTGCTGCTGGCGGCACCGTCAAAGTCGCGAAGAACCGTCTGGCCAAGATCGCTCTTCAGGGCACGGAGTCGGAAGGGATGACAGATCTCTTCAAGGGCCAGACGCTGATTGCTTACAGCGTCGACCCGATCACGGCTCCGAAAGTCGTCATGGACTTTGCCAAGACCAACGACAAGCTCGTTGTTCTCGGTGGTTCCATGGGAACAACCACGCTCTCCGTGGATGCAGTCAAGTCGCTTGCGACCCTGCCTTCGCTGGACGAGTTGCGTGCAAAGCTGGTCGGCATGATTCAGACCCCGGCTACTCGCATCGCAGGCGTTGTTCAGGCACCGGCAGCTCAGCTTGCTCGCGTGTTTGCGGCTTATGCCAAGAAGGACGAAGCCGCGTAA
- the rplL gene encoding 50S ribosomal protein L7/L12, translating into MADLAKIVEDLSSLTVLEAAELSKLLEEKWGVSAAAPVAVAAAGGAAAAVVEEEKTEFDVILTDAGANKINVIKEVRAITGLGLKEAKDLVEGAPKAVKEAVSKAEAADLKKKLEDAGAKVDVK; encoded by the coding sequence ATGGCTGATCTCGCTAAGATCGTAGAAGACCTCTCCTCTTTGACCGTTCTGGAAGCTGCTGAGCTTTCCAAGCTGCTCGAAGAAAAGTGGGGCGTATCTGCAGCTGCTCCTGTGGCTGTTGCTGCTGCTGGCGGCGCTGCTGCTGCAGTTGTTGAAGAAGAAAAGACCGAATTCGACGTTATCCTGACGGATGCCGGCGCAAACAAGATCAACGTCATCAAGGAAGTTCGCGCGATCACAGGCCTCGGCCTGAAGGAAGCCAAGGACCTCGTTGAAGGCGCTCCTAAGGCTGTCAAGGAAGCCGTTTCCAAGGCTGAAGCTGCAGACCTGAAGAAGAAGCTTGAAGACGCTGGCGCCAAGGTTGACGTCAAGTAA